CTCTTGAAGTAGTAGAGGCCGACGAGGAATTCGTGGCCGGCGATGCTCTTGAGGCACTCCTTGGCCTTTTCGTCGGCCTTGAGGGCGTAGGGGTCGTCGGGGTGCTGGCGGGTCAGGCGGTTGAAGGTTTCAAGGGCCTTGAGGGCGTTGTTCTGGTCTCGGTCGATGGTGTCCACCCGGTTGTGGTAACACAGGCCGGTCTGGTAGATCACATAGGGGATGGCCTCGTTGAGGGGGTGCAGGTTGGCGAACTCCTCGTAGGCCACGATGGCCTCGTCGTACTCCTCCAGCTTGAAATGGGCGTCGGCGATCTTCAGCTCGGCCAGGATGGCCAGCTTGTTGAAGGGGTAGTAGTCCTTGAGTTTTTCAAAGGAATCGATGGCCTTGCGGTAGTTGCCGCTGTTGTAGTGGTCCATGCCGTCCTGGGCCAGTTCCGGGGCGGACATCTCGTCCTTGACCTGGAACCAGCCGCAGCCGGAGATGAGAACCACAAGCGCCATGAGAAGCGGAAGAATCTTTTTCATATGGGCACGCTATTGAGGTAATGTTCGGCCGAATGGGCCGCCAGGGCGCCGTCACCGACGGCGGTGGTGATTTGTCTTAAGGGGGTGTGGCGCACGTCGCCGGCGGCAAAAACCCCCGGGACGGATGTCGCCATCTGCCCGTCGGTCAGGATGAACCCCCAGGCGTCCCGGGGGAGCTGGTCTGCCACAAAGTCGGCGTTGGGGGCGATACCCACCCAGACGAAAAACCCCTCCACGGGGAGCTCGCGGGTGTCGCCGGTTTTGACCTGCCGCAGATAGACGGCTTCGAGTTTCTGCAGCCCCCGGACGCCGGTCACCACAGTGTCCCACAGGATTTCCACGTTTTTGCATGCGCTTAGGCGCTCCTGCAGGATGCGGTCGGCGCGGAAGCGGTCGCGGCGATGGATCAGATAAACCTTGCGCGCGAAGCGGGCCAGAAAGGCGCTCTCCTGAACGGCCGTGTCGCCGCCCCCGACGGCGGCCACCACCTTGTCGTTATAGAAAGGTCCGTCACAGGTGGCGCAGGAAGAAATCCCCTTGCCGAAAAGCTCGGCCTCACCCGGAACCCCGAGGCGTTTGGGGCTTGCGCCGCTGGCAACTATCACGGCCCGGGCGCTCAGGCGACGGTCCGTCAGTTGGACGGCTTTCACCGCCCCGGCGAGCTCCAGGGAAGCCGCGGCATCGCCGATCAGCGGCACCCCCAGGTCCTCGACCTGCGAGGCCATATGACGGGACAGTTCCGGTCCGCTGACGCCCGCAGGGAAGCCGGGGTAGTTTTCGATCCGGTCGGTGGTCACCATCTGGCCGCCGGGCGTCACCTTCTCGATCAGGGCGGTGCGCAACCTGGCGCGGGCCGCATAGAGCGCCGCGGTCAAGCCGGCCGGGCCAGCGCCGATGATCAAAAGGTCGTAGTCAACCGATTGCATGCGGGTGGTGTCACAGGATGGATTTGATGGTTTCCTCGAGCTTTGACTTGGCAACCATGCCGGTCACCTGTTCGACCACGCTGCCCTCTTTGAAAAAGATCAGGGTGGGAATCGCCTTTATGCCGAATTTCCCGGGGGTTACGGGATTGTCGTCCACGTTGCACTTGGTGAATTTGATGCGGTCGCCGTAGGTCGCCATCAATTCGTCGATAACCGGCGCGATTGCCCGGCACGGGCCGCACCAGGGGGCCCAGAAATCCACCAGAACGGGTTTTTCCGACTTCAGGACCTCAGCGTCGAAACTGCTGTCTCCGATTTCCATAACGCTCTCTGACATGAGATTATCCTTTCGTTGGGGGGGGGTCAAATGGCCCACCGGCGACAATTTCCGAAAGTCCATTCCCCGGGTCGATGCGCACCCCACATCCGCCTCCGCCACAAGCCGAGCCACAATCCACGTGTTGCACGACCCAACCGGGCGCATTTACCGTAGCCGTCTGGTTTCGGACTTCCACCGGTGCGTCAACTATAGTGGCAAGACCGGGGGTTGTCAACCTCGCGCACCACCCGTCAACCCCGCTCATCAAGGGGGTTGACGGCGATTCGGGCGTTCGGTCGGGGGACCGCTGAGAAGGGCGGTGACGTCCGGCCGGGGGACTCATCGCCGCCGCCCGCGCTTTGGATTGACAGCGGCCGGTGGCTCTGGTACCTCATCAGACGGCGGGGGCCCGGCGCTCCCACCCCGTGAGGAAAGGAGAAAAAATGGAGGCCAAGCTTCGCATCGGTGCGCTGATATCCGGGGGCGGCAGCAACCTGCAGGCGATTATCGACGCCTGTGAGGGAGGCCGGGTCGACGGCCGGGTGGTGTTCGTGGGGGCCGACAATCCCGCGGCCAAGGGCCTGGGACGTGCCGAGAGGCACGGGATACCGACCTTCGTGGTGGACTACGGCGAGATCATCCGGGCGACCCGGCGGGGCAAGGGGCCGCTGCCGCCGGCGGATTTCAAGCCGGAAGAGGTCGTGGCCAAGCAGGCGCTTCTGCCGGAGGGCCGCGATCCCGGGGATGTCGCGCGCTTTTTTGCCAGCCGTGCGGTTGCCGAGTCCCGGCTGCTGGCGGCCATGGACGGCTTTGATTTCGACCTGTTGGTGCTGGCCGGCTTTATGCGCAACCTGACCCCTTACTTCATCGACCGCGTCAACACGGTGGCCGGCGAGCCGAGGATCATGAACATCCACCCGGCCCTGCTGCCGGCATTTCCCGGGGTGGACGGCTATGGCGACACCTTTCGCTACGGCTGCAAGGTGGGCGGCTGCACGGTCCATTTCATCGACTACGGCGAAGACTCCGGCCCCATCATCGGCCAGATGAGCTTCGCCATCACGCCCGAGGACACCCTGGAGAGCATGCGCGAAAAGGGGTTGGCGCTGGAATGGCAGCTCTACCCGGCCTGCATCCAGCTGTTTGCCGAGGGGCGGCTGAAAACCGTCCGGATGACCCACACGCTGCCCGAAGGCCGGACGCTGCAGCGCACGGTGGTGCAAATCGCCGTCTGAGGGGGTCTAAAGGACCTTGGCCATCAGGGGGATGGCCACCAGGGTGCCCAGCG
The genomic region above belongs to Desulfobacteraceae bacterium and contains:
- a CDS encoding outer membrane protein assembly factor BamD, with amino-acid sequence MKKILPLLMALVVLISGCGWFQVKDEMSAPELAQDGMDHYNSGNYRKAIDSFEKLKDYYPFNKLAILAELKIADAHFKLEEYDEAIVAYEEFANLHPLNEAIPYVIYQTGLCYHNRVDTIDRDQNNALKALETFNRLTRQHPDDPYALKADEKAKECLKSIAGHEFLVGLYYFKSKHYKAALARFRSVLSQYPDVGVQQQALQYIARCEEAIN
- the trxB gene encoding thioredoxin-disulfide reductase, which gives rise to MQSVDYDLLIIGAGPAGLTAALYAARARLRTALIEKVTPGGQMVTTDRIENYPGFPAGVSGPELSRHMASQVEDLGVPLIGDAAASLELAGAVKAVQLTDRRLSARAVIVASGASPKRLGVPGEAELFGKGISSCATCDGPFYNDKVVAAVGGGDTAVQESAFLARFARKVYLIHRRDRFRADRILQERLSACKNVEILWDTVVTGVRGLQKLEAVYLRQVKTGDTRELPVEGFFVWVGIAPNADFVADQLPRDAWGFILTDGQMATSVPGVFAAGDVRHTPLRQITTAVGDGALAAHSAEHYLNSVPI
- the trxA gene encoding thioredoxin → MSESVMEIGDSSFDAEVLKSEKPVLVDFWAPWCGPCRAIAPVIDELMATYGDRIKFTKCNVDDNPVTPGKFGIKAIPTLIFFKEGSVVEQVTGMVAKSKLEETIKSIL
- the purN gene encoding phosphoribosylglycinamide formyltransferase — its product is MEAKLRIGALISGGGSNLQAIIDACEGGRVDGRVVFVGADNPAAKGLGRAERHGIPTFVVDYGEIIRATRRGKGPLPPADFKPEEVVAKQALLPEGRDPGDVARFFASRAVAESRLLAAMDGFDFDLLVLAGFMRNLTPYFIDRVNTVAGEPRIMNIHPALLPAFPGVDGYGDTFRYGCKVGGCTVHFIDYGEDSGPIIGQMSFAITPEDTLESMREKGLALEWQLYPACIQLFAEGRLKTVRMTHTLPEGRTLQRTVVQIAV